The sequence cgaccacccttgcctcgctggggcccgactgattacccctgcgaggcaacccaaacttaccagcACTTCTGGCTCCAtgactcggctgggctgcagtcccagcagtgaccacagctcccagtgacgctgctgagactaaaagctgccggcccgaatattggccggcagctcagtgaggcgggacttcctccctcaagtgggtggaagtcccgccttggaacatttaaagcccagggacctgtaaaatgcaggacggatccccgggctaggtggaattGGGCTCGCCACCGatttttacatcggtggccagctcccgtccgcccgacgtaaaatcaAGCCCAATGCTtttagacagagctgttcattattctgccattaacactctctctggacaaatgctttgtcttttactctgGCTATTgcaactccctttgccttttattccatgacatctttgtcatttaatctctcctatgacacactttcccttttgttcttccaccaccaccgccccaccccccccaccctcacttgctcaaagcctattacatttctaacctttgccagttctgatgaaaggtcacagacctgaaacgttaactctgtttctctctgcacagatgctgcctgacctgctgtgtatttccagcactttctgtttatatttcagatttctagcattcgcagtattttttttgttgaaatgatcagttaatctgtttctgATAGTGTTGATAAGACAGTTGCCCAGGACACCTGAAGATCTCTCTGTTATTCCTCAAATGGTGATATAAGGGCTAGGATTTTTCAGAGCTGGCAGGAGTCCTTCCGCTGGGACTGAAAGGAGGTTGGGGGCAACTCAGCTTCAATGGATAGTGAGACCCGGGGTCACATTTTATGAACGGCAGCCTAATAAGTGGCTGCCCGTAGGCCTGCCATAACTATTAAAGACGACTGTCTGCCCCAAagcgctgccagcccaatcagagggctggtagctcagcagcaccaccgggagcagtgacaaCTGCTGGGCCTGCTTCCGGAGAATGAGGGCGCGTTGATGGATGTGCACCttcacaaccaggtaagtggggtctgggggcacgggagccagtcaggcaggccctcgaTGAGGGGGTGGTGGGCTTGGGCTAGTGAGGGCAAGGGGTGCCATTGCCATGGGGGTGGCCGTTGCTACTGGTGGGGGCCCCCTTCATGGGCCAAAGAGTTCCTAAAAAGGAGGCCCTCacccgccgcccccaccccccccccaccccccgcagtggcCGCTTGGAGGtctccccactgctggtaaaatgccagcggaagagggaagaggcccttaattggccacttacatGACTGAATTGGGCTCTGCCacctttcctgccactggcaaaatggcatgactGCAGGAAGGCATCGAGTATGCCACCTAATGCCTTCCTACGCCATTTTGTCAGCCTTCCCGTGTCCGAGCCTGTCCGCAAAGGTCCCGTAAAATTTTGGCCTCGGTCTTTAACATCCACTTGAACCAGAACAGGCAGACAagtccttggtttaatgtctcccaAAATATAAAGAGTATTAATATGAATTGACAGCTCAGTTTTGACCTAATCACAAAAGCTCGAGTTCATATCTGTAACTTTTAAGATTTAGCAAGATACTCACAATGATACAGAGATGCAATCATGACTAAAAGTTAACACTGGTCAAAACACCAATCCATTGAACTGATCTGTGCAAAGACTTAGATCCTGTGCAAGTATAGCAGTACAGAGCCCTAACTGTTGAGCAGTGCTGTGCATTCCCAGTTACAGCGTAAAGCAGCAATTGTAACTTAAACCCTTTGCTTCAACTATCTGACAAATCTGATTCTATACCtccaacaacaacagcagcaagtTATGGAACtgcttgcttttattttaaagcaaCACTACACAATAACAACAAATATTGCTTTGGCCCACTGTGAGGTACAATGTAGGGGAGGGAAGCATTTTATTTAGGACAGAAGGGGAGCAttcttaaaaatgacaattgacttTAGCCAAGCATGTGAGTGAAGATCCAATAACTGGTCTCAGGATTGATGGTCCAGGGAGAGAAAAAAGATCATCTCTCGGGCTCCCTCTCTTATTCAGTGATGTTGGATAGAGCACGTGTAGATGTCAAGTGAGGACAGGACTGCCTTGACTGTGATGATTCCTATAGTTAAACGGACTCAACCATGAAAGGTGGAAGAAAAACAAACAAAATTTGTTATTTTAGTTAATTTAGCACTTGAGTGTAAGAACAGGTTACTCCAACCAGGAGCAATCTTCATTTATTTACGTACTTCGGCTTATTTTTCTGCTGATAGCAGGAGCTTAAACATTTGGAGCACATTTCCCTGTTAAAAAAAATCTGGTGTATAGGATCATCAGGATGCAGTGCATGCTGGTAATGGAAGCTGGCTGGTTCTCTTCCAGTTGTACATTGGGCAAGCTCCCTAACAGACATGCAATCCAATACACTCAGGCACAAAACAGGAAATATACCCCATGTCATGCACCGATGATTGAATATAATCTTGTATGGATTTAGTTCTATATTTCACACTATCACCCATTCCACATATTCACACATATAGGAGCCTCCAAATATATTTACAGTTTGTTTAGCAAAATGAAATGAAGTGCCATCCACCTTTAGGAATATGTAGTTACGTCAATGAGCCACTCCAGTGAGGTGCTTGCTAAGTATTTGAATTTGTTTTTGCATTCTCTAATAACATGTACATTGTACTCCACCAAAAAAACAGGAGATGAGTCAGTTACCATTATATATAATGATTTTTGATCAATTACTAATTAGAAAATCAAATCCCCTACTCAAACTACTTTGGAGAAACAAGAAGAAGTTTATTTCTGGAAGGAAACATTCCACAATGTTAATTTTGTTCATAAACATTAAATATTAAAACTAAAAGAGTTTATGCTTAGTTGAGGATACTGTGAAGTCAGATTATGCTGTTGAGttccctctcctcctttctcccccatctgaattttccaacaAACATGCCAACAACTATGTAAAAACAAGCAAGCTATGCCTTGTATTTATTGTAACCACTGGGAAAAATTTCATCCTTACTCACCAGGTGGGAAACCCGTGGGATCAGGTGGATTGCTGATTTTACACACTGCCCAATGGGGGCAATTTTAAACCTATTCAGCCAACCGGGAAACTGATGGGACTTGGTACTACCTTTGTTTCACACCCGTCTGATTTTAATCTCCATTAGAGTCAACAAGTCATTTTCGGCAGTGTGTAAAACCAGTGTCGCTCCTGATCCCTTGGGTTTCTCACCCAGTCCCTTTGGTTAAAATTGCTGCCAATCCCTTGCTAATCCAGAGCATCCAATGGGAGAACACTGCACACAACTTCCATAAGTATTATTCATATTTGGaagccctactctctccccatccTCTTTGTTTTCACTTGGGCTaaagatgggctgaattttgtaccCATGGCAGGGCACCCGGCACCGGGACGAAAAGACAGGGAGAATCCAGCCTTGGCCAGCTGGAGCACTCCCCACCGCCCCCTACCCCCCCACAGCCCCACCAGCCATTGTACACTgccgggccaattaacagcccggcaGCAGAATCCCGGTCCCTTTGAAGACGGGGATCCCGATCCCgacttgcggacgacacaaaggttggtggagttgcagataatgatgaggattgtcagaggatacagcaggatatagatcggttggagacttgggcggagaaatggcagatggagtttaatctggacaaatgtgaggtaatgcattttggaaggtctaatgcaggtgggaagtatacagtaaacggcagaacctttaggagtattggcaggcagagagatctgggcgtacaggtccacaggtcactgaaagtggcaacgcaggtggataaggtagtcaagaaggcatacggcatgcttgtcttatttggtcggggcatagagtataaaaattggcaagtcatgctgcagctggacagaactttagttaggccacacttggaatattgcgtgcaattctggtcgccacactaccagaaggatgtggaggctttggagagggtttaccaggatgttgcctggtctggagggtattggctatgaggagaggttggataaactcggattgttttcactggaacgacggaggtggaggggcgacatgatagaggtttacaaagttatgagtggcatggacagagtggatagtcagaagcattttcccagggtggaagagtcagttactaggggacataggtataaggtgcgaggggcaaagtttagaggggatgtgcgaggcaagttctttacacagagggtggtgagtgcctggaactagctgccgggggaggtggtggaagcaggtaccatagagacgtttaagaggcatcttgacaaatacatgaataggatgggtatagagggatacggtccccggaagtgcagaaggttttagtttagacaggcatcaagatcggcgccggcttggagggccgaatggcctgttcctgtgctgttctttgttctttgttccacgagctgccagcagcacagcagtattggcagcaggtgcgatggccactgccggtactgcaagaggcTTCGGACCGAGACCCAGCGCTGGAGATCCAAACGCAAGGTGAGgcaggggtcgctggggccagaccggcagggccagtccggcaggccccagcgagggtaGGCGTTTAGTGCAGGGGGGTGGGAGTTCAGGGAAGTGAAGATTTTCCCATGGtggaggccctccatgggccagAGTTTGCCCATAGAGGCagtgcctccccccccaccccaccccccacgttGCTGGTTAAATTCCAACTGCGGCAGGAAGAGGACCTAAAGTAGCCATTAATAGActtcttaagggcctcaataggcCTGTGGGTGGGAAGGCCACCATCAGCCTTTCTGCCCCCAACAAAACTGTGATGTGATGGGCCCTTCGCCCCTATCTTCTGTCACAATTTTATGGCCTCCCCCGCCTCCGAACCCATCTCAGGggacaataaaattcagcccgatgtgtggggcttggaggggaggtCGGAGGTGgaggtgtttaaatttgtgtcaggcaGTAGCGCAACGCAGGCAGTATTGGATCGGCCATAAGTAATACGCTGTGCCTCCTAATGTACTTCCAACAGCAATGGAATTGTGGGGTACCTCCTCATCATGAAACAATCTAACTGAGTTGGGCAGAGAAAAACCGGATAGACTGGTTCCACCTTATCTATTCACATCTGATTTGGACCAACACTGAATCTAACCATGGTCATCGAATAAAggtgggggagcagggatctaTTATTTATTTAAATTATACCATGGCACTCCAGTTCAAAAACAAGCTTTAAAATTTATGAATGAGTTACAAATGCAAATTTGTAACGTACTGAAAGTAACAGCTGCAAAGCTTTAATAAACTAACATATATTTTTCAAGATTTAATTCTCGGAAATTTGTATCTACCATCCTTCTAAAAGGAAGTGGTTTAAGTTGAAGAATTGGCAAGAGGCAGAATGCTGAATTTTGGTTATTGCATCCGAGAAAGAAAGGAATGTTAAATGTAATCCTATATAGCATAAAGGCAATTTCACAGGTTTTGTATTAATTCACTGAAGCAAAAATAAATTTAAGAAAGTAAAAGTtttgttgaaaaagaaaaaaaatcgatGCTGCCCCTTTTATTGTTATGTGGTACATTTAAGATTGACAGTTCCTGAATATCAATAATCATTCTTTACAGTAATTGCATAAAATGTTAGCAAAGACAATTTAAAGTGATGAATGAAAGTAATTTTGTATTCAGTTTTATCAACTGCATAGCTCAGATTATACATTACATGTTTAATCAGCTTTTCAGCTGTGGCTATATACACCATTGCAATATAATCAGATCTTGTATAGCTTTGGATTCAAGTCAGTTAAAAATGCACACAAATATATTATGGAGCATTCTAATGTTTGAGCAGTCGATTATATAGCTTAAATTCCTCATTTATGGTATTTTGTATTTCGGGTACCCTTCTTGAAGGGAATGAATTGCAGAACACAGGAGTTGTACTTTGCTTTGTAACAAAAAAAACATTTGTCCTGGAAAACTTTAGCTTTGTAGGAGCAATATGCAAAATTTGGAATATTTAGCTTAAGCAACTACTTACTGGCAAGGTTCTTCCAGTCAATATGATGCATTACAAAATTCTAGACCTATCTAAGCTGACATTTTTAAGGGGGGTAACTCCATCCCACCTACTGATTTTGTAGTGAGATATTTTCTGTAGGTACATGCTGGTCAGATACATTCCAGTgacaaattaaatgacaaaagcagATAGGCTTGAATGAACCAAATGGGGGCTGTTGTACTATGTGTGGGGTTAAAAAAATGAATTCTGTAAGATGAAAAGGTCTTTCAGTGGTCAAGGTCAAACTTCTCTCTTTTAAGTCTTAAAATAATGTTTATCAACATATGCACTGCATTAATAAATTACATTTATTAATTTTATCAGTTCACATATTCCTCCACTAGGTCAAATGTTTTCTGGACTTGTATTCATTTGACTAAAGATAATTGATCacaaatggtgtgtgtgtgtgtgtgtgtgtgtgtgtgtgtgtgtgtgtgtgtgtgtgtgtgtgtgtgtgtgtgtgtgtgtgtgtgtgtgtgtgtgtgtgtgtgtgtgtgtgtgtgtgtgtgtgtgtgtgtgtgtgtgtgtgtacattaaaacatcaatgCAGACATAAATTATATATGTGATTCAGTCATCTTTTAACCATTAAAGCACTCGTCATTTGCTGTTGCTAACATTCTGGATTAGATTTACTTTAGCAGGTTCATGGTTTAAAGAGCAGCAGCCTATAAGTTCTTATCACTAATTTATACATTAAAATGATCTTACCTTAAGATTCCCTTTTGTTGTAAAAGCTCTGCCACAGATTGTGCAGCCAAATGGCTTTTCACCAGTGTGTGTGCGCTCATGGATCTGAAGAGCACTTGCAGAAGAAAAGGTCTTCCCACAGGATGGACAGTTATGCTGCTTGGGTGTCCGACGAGGTGGCGGTGCCAGAATGGGTGTCATACCTGGACTCATGGCTGTCTGTGGTGCAGATGGAGCCTGTATACCAACTGGAACCTGCGTACCATCACCTAGGGAGATCGGCTTGCTGTGACCATTGACTTCCATTTTGACCACGGTTGGTGCGGTGCTGGTGACCAGGCTAGGAGTACTTTGGGTGGGACCTAGAGTGGAGTTGGGTTCAAATAACTGAGAAGGAAGTTCTTTCATCTTGTGAGTCAGTAAGTGCTGTTTTAAATTACCCATAGTGGAGCAACCACGATTGCAGATTGTGCAAAGAAATGGACGCTCTTTAGTATGGCTGCGGTAGTGAATTTCCAATGCACTTTTACAAGCAAAAGGTTTGCCACAGATACTACAAACAGTACTTTTCAACTTACCACATTCTTGGTTGGGGAACAGCATACTAAAAGCCTCTTCTTTGATGATCGGCCGACCCAGGTTGTTGGCTGTCAGATCTAGTGCACCTCCATTCTCCCGATGAGTTGATGGACTGTCCGCTTTTTCTGATTTCACAGATGTCTCATGTGGTTCTTCTTGGTTGCCAAAGCCTGGTGACTTTGATCTTTGACTCTCAGCATTGCTATGTACAGGTGACAATGCCTGCATTGAAGAAGAGCACTCAGATATTGCTGGGCTACCTGCACTCTGACTTTCTAAGTCACCCACAGCTGAAGAGGAGTCGTTTGTTAAGCGGTCACTTTCCATGGATCCGTTTTCAACAGATTTCATGCTGGATCGCTGCTGTGTGCTCAAAGCACAGTCTATTATCTTCATCTGATTCTCTAGTGCAGCAATGCTAGAAATCACTGAAGGTGGTGAGTTTGGTGATGAACCAGAATAACATAACAATTGCTTTGAAGACTCAGTTGTGGTAATGTTTAATTCTGCCTCCTCATCCATTGAATTCTCATCCATCAGTTCATCATCAGGATAGTTGCTCATTAGTTCAGCATTCATTTCATCACAAGCTAGGTCTGTGTCCATACTATCTGAGAAGCCCTCTGGTAAGGGTGTATTTGGAATCTGTCCACCCATATGCATCCGAATGTGCTGTTGTAAAACTACAGCATTTGTAAATTTCTTCTGGCAAATGGGGCAAGAATGTTGAACTCGAAGAGGCGGCTTTGCTCGGTGAACTCCAAAGTGTGTCTTTAAGTTGCCCTTGGTGGTAAAAGCACGCCCACAGATTTTGCACTTAAACGGCCTTTCACCTGTGTGTGTGCGGTAATGCATCTTCAGAGCACTCTGGCAACTAAGTACACGATGACAGATAACACACTGGTTGGGGTCAGTCATTTTTTTATCAATGTTCTCCACCAACTGTTGCAGTTTTGAGGTCTCAGATGTTTGCATAGAGTCTAACAGGCCGCCAAAGGGGAACTTGGCTTTAAACTGACCAGATATTATGGGAAGCAGAGGGCTTGGGAGGGTTGTTGGAATGCTGCTCACTCCATTATCCGCAGCAGTAGAAGATGTGGTAGAGCATGGAGCAGAGGGAACTGACTGTCCAGATGCACAGCTTTCTGCTGGTTTGAAATTTGAAGTAGGTACATTTAAAccttgaacaatgggaaccacatTACTGCCATTAATAGACTGCGGAGATTCAGCAGTTATTGGAATGCTGGAATCATTCTTGTTCATGTTTGGTGACAAAGATGCACATTCACTTGATGGAGGAGATGGTCTTTGGGGTGACCTGTTTAAAGGAGTCACAGCTGGGGACTCAGCCAGACTGGTAATACTTGATAGAGTTGGAGGCAACTGTAATCCAACTGAAGTTGGTAAGGTTGACAGCACAGGCTTGGTGTCCAACCATGTTGTCACTGGTTTTTCAGGTGGCAAGGACATCCCATATGGAATGCCTGTGCTAGTAGGTACATTATCAAGGTATTCTGGGACTGGATATGGATTCATCTGGATGTGAGGGTATTTTTCTTTATGCCTCTGGAAGTGAACTTTAAGATTACCTTTGGTGGAAAAACGATTTCCACAAATATTACACTTAAATGGTCTCTCTCCAGTATGGGAACGGAGGTgaatctgtaatgcactgtcaCTTCCAAAGACCTTTGCACAAAACCTACATTTATGCTTGAAAAATGGATCTTCTGAGCTTGTTTTGGGATCAAACACAGAAACATTGGGTGGTTTTCCTTTGCGATGTTTCATTAGGGCAGCCAGTGGATCTAGAGCATTAGTAGTTGCAGCAATGCTGACTAGTGGGTTTTGGAAGATCACACTACTTGATGTATTCTGAGGTAGCAGTGGATTAGGCATGCTGGAAGCTGGACTGAGAAGATTACCATGTCCAAGTGAAGAAGTTGAATACTGTAACTGAGAGGAAGTGTTACTTGTATTTGAACTGGAACTTGGAGTCAGGGAAGATGAAATTCCACTAGTGGATGGAGGCAAGGTGGATTCCGATCTGGGAGATACACTGCTGGGTAAAACAGGAGTGCTAGCCCCAGAGGCAGGCTGTGTTATTTGCTGTGAACTATCAAAGGCAGAAGGGTGGATACTGGATGCCTGCCCTGTTCCCGAAGCTGAAATAACAGCTGACAACTGGTTAGAAGAATGATCGCTGAATGAAACATGCTGGCTAGCAACAGATACTGTAGGACCTTGGGAAGATGCTGATGAGTTTAAAGGGTGCAATGTTTGTGGATTCATCATTGCTACTTGGTTTCGGATTTGTTCAATCAGTTGAAGCTGGTGGAGCTGCTGCTGTTGCAGAGCCATCAACTGCTCTAGAATCATAGGGATCGCAATGGTAGATACTCCACTATTTGAACTAGGACTGTTAGATCGTGTGTCCTGCGAGAACTGTGCCACCGCCACTTTCGTACTTTGCAAAGTCTCTAAAGTCACATTAGTGTTTGGCATGTTATAATTTGTCATGGATGATGATTCGGTAATCTGAGGTAGCGAAGTAGCAGTGCTGGAGGTCCCTTGATTCTGGTAACCTTTGTCAGTGGAGGCATCCACCTCCATTGGCTCGTCTTGCTCTGTACTTTTTACTTCAGAGCTGTCATTTCCCTCCAACTGAGTGCTCTCCTCAGCAGCTTCACTCTCTCCTTGATCACTTGGGCTACTGGCAGGAGAAGCCTCAGGGAAGTCTTCTGAGCGTGCTGCCTCCTCGTCGTTCACGATTAAGACTAATGGATTCTTAGTGCAATTCTTCTGATGCTCCATGAAGTCAgaccacttgaagaattctgcacaGCATTTCTCACAGATGTGGGTTTCCTCACTTCCACTTCTGCTTTCATTCCCACTATCAGCATCATCTGGTCCTTCCCCTGGGGCTGCTAGGAAATCAAAAGGACACATCAAGCAATGACTTGTAAGACtatccctccctccaatttcaagtTTTTGCACATAACTAAAATCAATATTTTTTTATTTTGTACAAATTACCTCACTTCAACACATCTCAGGTCCCTCTGTGTGTATTCTATCACTCTTTCCACCTAGCTAATCATTTTCTTTGCACAATCCATCAAATTATGAGGCCCTATCAATTGTGGATACTGCTGCTTAATGAAATTCCATAGAAGCTATTGATTTCCAATATTTTCATACAATTCACAGCTGCCTTGTCTGTTGGGTACAAATCAAGCCTTTGATGGACTCATTAGGATTCCCCTTTACCATCAAGCTTCCTCATTTCCAGCAAAATTAGAGAAGCCTTTGCTAGTTCACTTGACATCACTAAACTAATCTGTAACCTTTCAGGCTCAAATCAGTACCTGACAGGACAAACTGGCCCTCTGTTACTCAAATGTGGTGTTGGACTGACCAGATTTATTATCTTTATACAGCATCAAGACAGTATGGATTTAATGCTAGTCTATATAATGTCTTAAATCAATGACCATATCTTTAGCCGCTTTAGAAATCTGAAGAGCAAAGTACTCTTAAGcattaactggggtacagtacctttTAGAACTCTGCACAATTTACTAAATTAATTATTTCCTGTACTACTAGTGAaacgcaaaggctgtgccacaattATTAAGGTTATTGACAGGGAGTCAATCCGTTGACTAACAGAGGGCCACATTATGCAAGATGACTTTTTTTACAGAATAAAACTGCTGCAAGAACTATCACTATTGTAAAAAGGAGAGGAAAAATTTAGATCTTTTTGTGACAGAATATTTTTATGATGTTCAACCAAGTCCTCATATATTTAAACCTTGCTTGCAGTTGTTTCTGGCAAGGCACACATGCAATACTAGAATGTGTCTTGAAAGATTTAGCTATTCAACAAAACATGTCAGTTCAATTACTTGTAATTTTTATATAAGAGCACTCACAGATGTTGACTTTTATCTGTGCTCAAGAAAAGGTGCAGTAAATTACATGCTAGTACCATGGCAGAAAACTCATTACTTGGTAACATATGTTTACTTTTGTATGTTATAGGCAGCACCTCTCTGGACTAGGCTT comes from Heterodontus francisci isolate sHetFra1 chromosome 5, sHetFra1.hap1, whole genome shotgun sequence and encodes:
- the LOC137370189 gene encoding sal-like protein 3 isoform X2, translated to MSRRKQAKPQHLKSDEEAVAIVSQNSAPGEGPDDADSGNESRSGSEETHICEKCCAEFFKWSDFMEHQKNCTKNPLVLIVNDEEAARSEDFPEASPASSPSDQGESEAAEESTQLEGNDSSEVKSTEQDEPMEVDASTDKGYQNQGTSSTATSLPQITESSSMTNYNMPNTNVTLETLQSTKVAVAQFSQDTRSNSPSSNSGVSTIAIPMILEQLMALQQQQLHQLQLIEQIRNQVAMMNPQTLHPLNSSASSQGPTVSVASQHVSFSDHSSNQLSAVISASGTGQASSIHPSAFDSSQQITQPASGASTPVLPSSVSPRSESTLPPSTSGISSSLTPSSSSNTSNTSSQLQYSTSSLGHGNLLSPASSMPNPLLPQNTSSSVIFQNPLVSIAATTNALDPLAALMKHRKGKPPNVSVFDPKTSSEDPFFKHKCRFCAKVFGSDSALQIHLRSHTGERPFKCNICGNRFSTKGNLKVHFQRHKEKYPHIQMNPYPVPEYLDNVPTSTGIPYGMSLPPEKPVTTWLDTKPVLSTLPTSVGLQLPPTLSSITSLAESPAVTPLNRSPQRPSPPSSECASLSPNMNKNDSSIPITAESPQSINGSNVVPIVQGLNVPTSNFKPAESCASGQSVPSAPCSTTSSTAADNGVSSIPTTLPSPLLPIISGQFKAKFPFGGLLDSMQTSETSKLQQLVENIDKKMTDPNQCVICHRVLSCQSALKMHYRTHTGERPFKCKICGRAFTTKGNLKTHFGVHRAKPPLRVQHSCPICQKKFTNAVVLQQHIRMHMGGQIPNTPLPEGFSDSMDTDLACDEMNAELMSNYPDDELMDENSMDEEAELNITTTESSKQLLCYSGSSPNSPPSVISSIAALENQMKIIDCALSTQQRSSMKSVENGSMESDRLTNDSSSAVGDLESQSAGSPAISECSSSMQALSPVHSNAESQRSKSPGFGNQEEPHETSVKSEKADSPSTHRENGGALDLTANNLGRPIIKEEAFSMLFPNQECGPTQSTPSLVTSTAPTVVKMEVNGHSKPISLGDGTQVPVGIQAPSAPQTAMSPGMTPILAPPPRRTPKQHNCPSCGKTFSSASALQIHERTHTGEKPFGCTICGRAFTTKGNLKVHMGTHMWNNAPARRGRRLSVENPMALLGGDAMKFSEIFQKDLAARAMNVDATFWNQYAAAITNGLALKNNEISVIQNGGIPQLPVSLGGSGIPALTNVTSGMDRVRTGSGPPVAGLEKSSTEAGANRPFARFIEDNKEIGIN
- the LOC137370189 gene encoding sal-like protein 3 isoform X4, whose amino-acid sequence is MTGLFFRLAASAAPGEGPDDADSGNESRSGSEETHICEKCCAEFFKWSDFMEHQKNCTKNPLVLIVNDEEAARSEDFPEASPASSPSDQGESEAAEESTQLEGNDSSEVKSTEQDEPMEVDASTDKGYQNQGTSSTATSLPQITESSSMTNYNMPNTNVTLETLQSTKVAVAQFSQDTRSNSPSSNSGVSTIAIPMILEQLMALQQQQLHQLQLIEQIRNQVAMMNPQTLHPLNSSASSQGPTVSVASQHVSFSDHSSNQLSAVISASGTGQASSIHPSAFDSSQQITQPASGASTPVLPSSVSPRSESTLPPSTSGISSSLTPSSSSNTSNTSSQLQYSTSSLGHGNLLSPASSMPNPLLPQNTSSSVIFQNPLVSIAATTNALDPLAALMKHRKGKPPNVSVFDPKTSSEDPFFKHKCRFCAKVFGSDSALQIHLRSHTGERPFKCNICGNRFSTKGNLKVHFQRHKEKYPHIQMNPYPVPEYLDNVPTSTGIPYGMSLPPEKPVTTWLDTKPVLSTLPTSVGLQLPPTLSSITSLAESPAVTPLNRSPQRPSPPSSECASLSPNMNKNDSSIPITAESPQSINGSNVVPIVQGLNVPTSNFKPAESCASGQSVPSAPCSTTSSTAADNGVSSIPTTLPSPLLPIISGQFKAKFPFGGLLDSMQTSETSKLQQLVENIDKKMTDPNQCVICHRVLSCQSALKMHYRTHTGERPFKCKICGRAFTTKGNLKTHFGVHRAKPPLRVQHSCPICQKKFTNAVVLQQHIRMHMGGQIPNTPLPEGFSDSMDTDLACDEMNAELMSNYPDDELMDENSMDEEAELNITTTESSKQLLCYSGSSPNSPPSVISSIAALENQMKIIDCALSTQQRSSMKSVENGSMESDRLTNDSSSAVGDLESQSAGSPAISECSSSMQALSPVHSNAESQRSKSPGFGNQEEPHETSVKSEKADSPSTHRENGGALDLTANNLGRPIIKEEAFSMLFPNQECGPTQSTPSLVTSTAPTVVKMEVNGHSKPISLGDGTQVPVGIQAPSAPQTAMSPGMTPILAPPPRRTPKQHNCPSCGKTFSSASALQIHERTHTGEKPFGCTICGRAFTTKGNLKVHMGTHMWNNAPARRGRRLSVENPMALLGGDAMKFSEIFQKDLAARAMNVDATFWNQYAAAITNGLALKNNEISVIQNGGIPQLPVSLGGSGIPALTNVTSGMDRVRTGSGPPVAGLEKSSTEAGANRPFARFIEDNKEIGIN
- the LOC137370189 gene encoding sal-like protein 3 isoform X5, which codes for MEHQKNCTKNPLVLIVNDEEAARSEDFPEASPASSPSDQGESEAAEESTQLEGNDSSEVKSTEQDEPMEVDASTDKGYQNQGTSSTATSLPQITESSSMTNYNMPNTNVTLETLQSTKVAVAQFSQDTRSNSPSSNSGVSTIAIPMILEQLMALQQQQLHQLQLIEQIRNQVAMMNPQTLHPLNSSASSQGPTVSVASQHVSFSDHSSNQLSAVISASGTGQASSIHPSAFDSSQQITQPASGASTPVLPSSVSPRSESTLPPSTSGISSSLTPSSSSNTSNTSSQLQYSTSSLGHGNLLSPASSMPNPLLPQNTSSSVIFQNPLVSIAATTNALDPLAALMKHRKGKPPNVSVFDPKTSSEDPFFKHKCRFCAKVFGSDSALQIHLRSHTGERPFKCNICGNRFSTKGNLKVHFQRHKEKYPHIQMNPYPVPEYLDNVPTSTGIPYGMSLPPEKPVTTWLDTKPVLSTLPTSVGLQLPPTLSSITSLAESPAVTPLNRSPQRPSPPSSECASLSPNMNKNDSSIPITAESPQSINGSNVVPIVQGLNVPTSNFKPAESCASGQSVPSAPCSTTSSTAADNGVSSIPTTLPSPLLPIISGQFKAKFPFGGLLDSMQTSETSKLQQLVENIDKKMTDPNQCVICHRVLSCQSALKMHYRTHTGERPFKCKICGRAFTTKGNLKTHFGVHRAKPPLRVQHSCPICQKKFTNAVVLQQHIRMHMGGQIPNTPLPEGFSDSMDTDLACDEMNAELMSNYPDDELMDENSMDEEAELNITTTESSKQLLCYSGSSPNSPPSVISSIAALENQMKIIDCALSTQQRSSMKSVENGSMESDRLTNDSSSAVGDLESQSAGSPAISECSSSMQALSPVHSNAESQRSKSPGFGNQEEPHETSVKSEKADSPSTHRENGGALDLTANNLGRPIIKEEAFSMLFPNQECGPTQSTPSLVTSTAPTVVKMEVNGHSKPISLGDGTQVPVGIQAPSAPQTAMSPGMTPILAPPPRRTPKQHNCPSCGKTFSSASALQIHERTHTGEKPFGCTICGRAFTTKGNLKVHMGTHMWNNAPARRGRRLSVENPMALLGGDAMKFSEIFQKDLAARAMNVDATFWNQYAAAITNGLALKNNEISVIQNGGIPQLPVSLGGSGIPALTNVTSGMDRVRTGSGPPVAGLEKSSTEAGANRPFARFIEDNKEIGIN